Proteins co-encoded in one Balneolaceae bacterium genomic window:
- a CDS encoding peroxiredoxin has protein sequence MEEQEGMPLLGDMFPEMEVSTTHGPKKLPDDYKGKWLVLFSHPGDFTPVCTTEFVAFANRAEQFKELNTELLGLSVDQVFSHIKWTEWIKENLDVEIPFPIIGDEMGRVAKRFGMIAPEKGTNTVRAVFIIDPEGRIRLSIYYPQEIGRQVDEVLRALKALQMHEKENVALPENWPNNELIKDRVIIPPAATEKEAAERRGKKDCYDWWFCHKEMK, from the coding sequence ATGGAAGAACAAGAAGGAATGCCATTATTAGGCGATATGTTTCCTGAAATGGAAGTAAGCACGACGCACGGACCAAAAAAATTACCCGATGACTATAAGGGAAAATGGTTGGTGCTTTTCAGCCATCCCGGTGACTTTACCCCGGTATGTACTACTGAATTTGTGGCTTTTGCAAATAGAGCAGAACAATTTAAAGAGCTGAATACAGAGTTATTGGGACTTTCTGTTGATCAGGTCTTCTCTCACATTAAATGGACAGAGTGGATTAAGGAAAATCTCGATGTTGAGATTCCATTTCCTATTATAGGCGATGAGATGGGGCGAGTTGCCAAGCGTTTTGGAATGATTGCTCCCGAGAAAGGTACAAATACTGTTCGAGCGGTTTTTATTATTGATCCGGAAGGACGCATCAGGCTCTCTATCTACTATCCACAAGAAATAGGGCGACAGGTAGATGAAGTACTGCGGGCACTCAAAGCATTACAGATGCATGAGAAAGAAAACGTTGCACTGCCTGAAAACTGGCCTAATAACGAACTCATAAAAGATCGCGTGATCATACCACCTGCAGCAACCGAAAAAGAAGCTGCAGAACGTCGGGGAAAAAAGGATTGCTACGATTGGTGGTTTTGCCACAAGGAGATGAAGTAG
- a CDS encoding carboxymuconolactone decarboxylase family protein — protein MKNKTPMELLKQFAPEFAENQMQEKSLVFENEKYQKVPNKYKMLVGIGVAAALGSDTCTQMWTKMAKKNGVTTDEIVEAMQVARYMKQATVNDTIANSLKILETEE, from the coding sequence ATGAAGAATAAAACACCCATGGAATTACTCAAACAATTCGCACCTGAATTTGCTGAAAATCAAATGCAGGAAAAATCTCTTGTTTTTGAAAACGAGAAATATCAAAAAGTCCCGAATAAGTATAAAATGCTTGTTGGGATAGGAGTTGCAGCGGCTTTAGGCAGCGATACCTGTACACAAATGTGGACTAAAATGGCTAAAAAAAATGGAGTTACGACCGATGAAATTGTTGAAGCCATGCAGGTAGCGCGATATATGAAACAGGCAACGGTTAATGATACCATTGCTAATTCTTTAAAAATATTAGAAACAGAGGAATAA
- a CDS encoding amphi-Trp domain-containing protein, with protein sequence MSEKKDLYRLEEEKSLEQIADYFEKLASDLRNGHITFDDGTSIKLPDTLTLDIDVDEKHKEDIISTNAEFELKWVEEK encoded by the coding sequence ATGTCTGAGAAAAAAGATCTCTATCGCCTGGAAGAAGAAAAAAGCCTCGAACAGATTGCCGATTATTTTGAAAAACTGGCTTCTGATCTGAGAAACGGACACATTACGTTTGATGATGGTACGAGCATTAAACTCCCGGATACCCTCACTCTCGATATTGACGTTGACGAGAAACACAAAGAAGATATAATCTCGACAAATGCTGAGTTTGAGCTGAAATGGGTCGAGGAAAAATAG
- a CDS encoding rhodanese-like domain-containing protein, protein MKKLTKLILNLTIVTFIMGISTTPLSAQSTLDNYITSFDYEARKEMKVSSEEIANLLISGDAILLDIRFEEEQQSWAMPYAVAMPLPEIPDRIDELDNSKTIVAACPHRDRAIIAMMYLKSKGFDAKYLNEGLLGLAEYLRGDRAREFIKELDNQ, encoded by the coding sequence ATGAAAAAGCTTACAAAGCTAATCCTCAATTTAACTATAGTCACCTTCATTATGGGTATATCAACAACACCTCTTTCAGCTCAATCCACACTGGACAACTACATTACCTCTTTTGATTATGAGGCCAGAAAAGAGATGAAGGTAAGCAGTGAAGAGATTGCAAACCTGCTCATTTCAGGCGATGCCATTCTTCTTGATATCCGCTTTGAAGAGGAGCAGCAATCGTGGGCGATGCCTTATGCCGTAGCGATGCCACTGCCGGAAATTCCCGATCGAATTGATGAATTAGACAATAGTAAAACCATCGTGGCGGCATGTCCGCACAGAGATCGGGCTATCATCGCGATGATGTATTTGAAAAGCAAAGGTTTTGATGCAAAATATTTAAATGAAGGACTACTCGGGCTGGCTGAATATTTAAGAGGTGATCGGGCCCGTGAGTTTATTAAAGAATTAGACAATCAGTAG
- a CDS encoding glucose 1-dehydrogenase codes for MKRVEGKVAVVTGGSSGIGKASCQILAKEGAKVAVTDIDDEKGKKVVEEIEKSGGTAMYWNLDTTDEDRVEQVFGEIEKEFGSLDVLVNNAGISGVDKPTHKITKEEWQKVIDVNLNGVFYCLKHAVISMKESGGGSIINLSSIYGIVGAPDLPPYHASKGAVRVMSKTDALLYAEDNIRVNSVHPGFIWTPLVEELGKKSPGGVEEFRKELDSLHPIGHVGEPEDIAYGILYLASDESKFVTGSELVIDGGYTAK; via the coding sequence ATGAAAAGAGTAGAAGGAAAAGTAGCAGTCGTAACAGGTGGTTCATCAGGTATTGGAAAGGCAAGTTGTCAAATACTTGCAAAGGAAGGGGCAAAAGTTGCCGTAACTGATATCGATGATGAAAAAGGGAAAAAAGTTGTAGAAGAAATAGAAAAATCCGGTGGAACAGCGATGTACTGGAACCTGGATACAACAGATGAAGATCGTGTAGAGCAGGTTTTTGGTGAGATAGAAAAAGAATTTGGTTCTCTGGATGTTCTGGTTAATAATGCGGGAATTTCAGGAGTTGACAAACCGACTCACAAGATAACAAAGGAGGAGTGGCAGAAGGTAATTGATGTAAATTTAAATGGTGTTTTTTACTGTTTAAAACACGCTGTGATTTCCATGAAAGAATCAGGTGGCGGAAGTATCATCAATCTTTCCTCAATTTATGGAATTGTTGGTGCACCGGATCTTCCTCCTTATCATGCTTCAAAAGGGGCTGTACGTGTAATGAGTAAAACGGACGCTCTTTTATATGCAGAAGATAACATAAGGGTGAATTCAGTTCATCCGGGATTTATTTGGACACCGCTTGTAGAAGAGCTTGGTAAAAAATCTCCGGGCGGAGTAGAAGAATTCCGAAAAGAACTGGACAGTCTGCATCCTATCGGTCATGTAGGTGAGCCTGAAGATATCGCATATGGAATCTTATATCTCGCATCAGACGAATCCAAATTCGTAACCGGTAGCGAACTGGTTATTGATGGCGGATATACGGCGAAATAA
- a CDS encoding efflux RND transporter permease subunit: MNLTKIAIKKPVATIVLTLSAVVLGFFGYVNLPTDFLPEITYPMVKVYVYWPGATPEEINDNIADPVERVMSTVDDLDYLESSSIEGMYQLLVNFEYGTDVDVAYQDVVAKMGLATRQLPRDIEPPVMFKADPSQLPVVQLIVESDRRDLVDLRLWIENILQDQFLTIKGVAGTEIVGGLKREIQILIDKERLSAYNLTLEEIIKRVKDENVERLAGRVTDTNREFSLRTIAEYHTIDDIENTIIKYSNSGAIKVKDFAKVSDTHEEQRVVTRFNGHPAIKLNILKQADANTVEVSDAVNELISKLKNTSPPDITFNTVENQSDYIKGAIAGVRDSAIAAIILVILVIYLFLGQFRQVMVMLIALPVTILFNFFLMQLLGFSINIFSLGGLVVAMGVVLDNSIVVIENITRIHKVKGKTDEETSLTGTMDVALAILASTLTFLALFMPFLMIPGLTSLLFRELILTIAGIVIVSLLVALTVTPMLTHYLVIVKGTKTPKKSGLEKVIDRLNDMYQKLLNILLRFRWAVLAAFVILLAGNYFIFQKIGSEFLPKVDDGRIMVKVILPPGTSVEKTDRFLQEIEPVIKDQKEVDKYFTLSGGKVWGLVTYEIANEGQIDIELVGKSNRDISTEEFIEKLRPQVMKKMIPGAKIIVQQAKMKGIRSAGDSDVEIKVRGIELERIQEIAQQVVQQMNGVNGLTNIRIGTQINKPEYQIVVDKVRLAALEMPTDKFAATVKTYVGGTVATQLRDEGEYYDIRVLAPKEKIASRQDIENLEVDISARNKVPLRTVANVTERLGPVEIVREDQIKQIVVSSDVMKGADVGSTAQSLQSKLAGLQLPEGYSFAFGGQVYLLEESQNVMLRIILFALFFAYVILAIQFNSFKQPLMILLGVPFALIGSTAALYLTDMVMGTTVLIGIIIMSGGIATQGVVLITVINDFVKQGLPVKKAILTAAPLRVRPILMTQATTILGLTPLAINWGEGGDMLQPMAIAVIGGLGFSLFVTLLLLPNLYMIFAKNQ, encoded by the coding sequence ATGAATCTCACCAAAATTGCTATAAAAAAACCTGTTGCCACCATAGTTCTCACTCTTTCGGCTGTTGTGCTGGGCTTCTTCGGATATGTGAATTTACCAACCGATTTTCTGCCCGAAATAACCTATCCGATGGTGAAGGTTTATGTGTACTGGCCTGGTGCTACCCCTGAGGAAATTAACGACAATATCGCCGACCCGGTTGAGCGAGTGATGAGCACGGTTGATGATCTTGATTATCTGGAGTCATCGAGTATTGAAGGAATGTATCAGCTGCTGGTGAATTTTGAATATGGAACCGATGTGGATGTGGCATACCAGGATGTGGTAGCAAAAATGGGGTTGGCAACCCGGCAACTCCCCCGGGATATTGAACCGCCGGTAATGTTCAAAGCCGATCCTTCTCAGCTTCCGGTGGTGCAGTTGATAGTTGAATCGGACAGGCGTGATCTTGTTGATTTAAGACTGTGGATAGAAAATATTTTGCAAGATCAGTTTCTAACCATTAAAGGGGTGGCTGGAACCGAAATAGTGGGTGGTTTAAAAAGAGAAATCCAGATTCTTATAGATAAAGAAAGACTTTCGGCTTATAACCTAACGCTTGAAGAAATTATCAAACGAGTTAAAGATGAAAACGTAGAGCGCCTTGCCGGAAGGGTTACTGATACCAATCGTGAGTTTTCGTTAAGAACCATCGCTGAATACCATACAATAGATGATATTGAAAACACCATTATAAAATATTCTAACAGCGGAGCGATAAAAGTAAAAGACTTTGCCAAAGTTAGTGATACCCATGAGGAACAGCGGGTGGTTACAAGATTCAATGGTCATCCCGCCATAAAATTAAACATATTAAAACAAGCTGATGCAAACACCGTGGAAGTGTCGGACGCGGTCAATGAACTTATTTCAAAGCTTAAAAATACGTCCCCGCCCGATATCACCTTTAATACGGTAGAAAATCAATCCGATTATATTAAAGGAGCAATTGCTGGCGTTCGGGATTCTGCTATTGCTGCAATTATTTTGGTAATACTTGTCATCTACCTTTTCCTTGGCCAATTCCGGCAGGTGATGGTGATGCTCATTGCACTGCCTGTTACGATTCTGTTTAACTTTTTTCTGATGCAGCTTCTCGGGTTCTCGATCAATATTTTTTCGCTCGGGGGATTGGTTGTTGCTATGGGGGTTGTGCTGGATAATTCGATTGTCGTAATCGAGAACATCACACGTATTCATAAAGTAAAAGGCAAGACAGATGAAGAAACGTCTCTTACCGGAACCATGGATGTTGCACTCGCCATACTTGCTTCCACACTTACGTTTCTTGCGTTGTTTATGCCGTTTTTGATGATACCGGGATTGACCTCACTGCTTTTCCGGGAATTGATTTTAACCATTGCCGGTATTGTCATTGTCTCATTACTTGTGGCGCTTACCGTTACCCCGATGCTCACACACTATCTTGTGATAGTGAAAGGAACAAAAACACCGAAGAAATCCGGCCTCGAAAAGGTAATTGATCGATTAAATGATATGTATCAAAAGCTACTCAACATATTGTTACGGTTTAGATGGGCCGTGCTTGCCGCATTTGTGATTCTTCTGGCTGGGAATTATTTCATATTTCAAAAAATCGGTTCTGAATTTTTGCCAAAAGTAGATGATGGCAGAATTATGGTAAAAGTAATTTTACCACCGGGTACTTCGGTTGAAAAAACGGATAGGTTTCTACAAGAAATTGAACCTGTAATTAAAGATCAAAAAGAGGTAGATAAGTATTTTACCCTTTCAGGCGGAAAAGTATGGGGATTGGTGACTTATGAAATCGCAAACGAAGGGCAGATAGATATCGAACTTGTTGGAAAAAGCAACCGCGATATTTCAACAGAAGAATTTATAGAGAAACTCCGACCGCAGGTGATGAAGAAAATGATTCCGGGTGCTAAGATTATAGTACAGCAGGCAAAAATGAAAGGGATTAGAAGCGCGGGAGATTCTGATGTTGAAATAAAAGTACGCGGAATTGAACTGGAAAGAATACAGGAAATTGCTCAGCAAGTGGTTCAGCAGATGAACGGCGTTAACGGGTTGACAAATATCAGAATTGGCACGCAAATAAATAAGCCGGAATACCAGATTGTAGTTGATAAAGTTCGCCTTGCCGCTCTTGAAATGCCGACCGATAAATTTGCCGCTACGGTAAAAACGTATGTTGGCGGCACTGTGGCTACACAATTACGGGACGAGGGAGAATATTATGATATTCGCGTACTCGCCCCGAAAGAAAAAATTGCCTCCAGGCAGGATATCGAAAATTTAGAGGTAGATATTTCAGCCCGGAATAAAGTGCCCCTTCGCACAGTTGCGAACGTAACTGAACGGCTGGGCCCGGTGGAAATAGTAAGAGAAGATCAAATTAAACAAATAGTTGTTTCAAGCGATGTAATGAAAGGCGCAGATGTGGGTAGCACTGCACAAAGTCTGCAAAGCAAACTTGCCGGATTACAGTTACCCGAAGGATATTCTTTTGCCTTTGGTGGGCAGGTCTATCTGCTTGAGGAAAGCCAAAATGTAATGCTGCGAATCATATTGTTTGCCTTGTTTTTTGCATACGTAATCCTGGCAATACAATTTAATTCGTTTAAACAGCCACTTATGATTTTACTTGGGGTCCCGTTTGCACTCATCGGTTCAACAGCAGCGCTTTATCTAACCGACATGGTTATGGGCACAACGGTTCTAATCGGCATTATCATTATGTCGGGCGGTATTGCCACGCAAGGGGTGGTGTTGATAACAGTTATAAACGATTTTGTTAAACAAGGCTTGCCGGTCAAAAAAGCAATTCTTACCGCAGCACCTTTACGCGTGAGGCCCATATTAATGACACAGGCCACCACCATATTAGGCTTGACTCCCTTAGCTATCAATTGGGGAGAAGGAGGCGATATGCTTCAACCGATGGCAATTGCTGTAATTGGCGGATTAGGTTTCTCTTTATTCGTTACGCTGTTGCTGCTGCCGAATTTGTACATGATTTTTGCGAAAAACCAATAA
- a CDS encoding FAD-dependent oxidoreductase: MSKPHIVILGCNFAGLTTARYIHDAVKDKAEITIIDRKSLLTFVPNIPMQVLENKNPGIDMNYQFISFLEDDGSTFIQAEVQDIDPETNTVFYKPNERPGHPGRKIQYDYLIVALGNRLAYDAVDGFSEHGHSLTDIFLGNRLRNYLHKEYKGGPIGITSDLFHQGKE, encoded by the coding sequence ATGTCAAAACCACATATCGTTATCCTCGGATGCAATTTTGCAGGACTCACAACCGCAAGATATATTCATGATGCGGTGAAAGACAAAGCAGAAATTACCATTATTGACCGTAAATCACTGCTTACGTTCGTGCCAAATATTCCCATGCAGGTATTGGAAAATAAAAATCCCGGCATAGATATGAATTATCAATTCATATCATTTCTGGAGGATGATGGCAGTACTTTTATTCAGGCTGAAGTACAAGATATTGATCCTGAAACCAATACCGTCTTTTATAAGCCTAATGAACGACCGGGACATCCGGGTCGTAAAATACAATACGATTATTTAATTGTAGCATTGGGTAACCGCTTGGCCTATGATGCTGTTGATGGATTTAGTGAACACGGCCATAGTCTTACAGATATTTTTCTGGGTAATCGCTTAAGAAATTATTTACATAAAGAATATAAGGGCGGACCTATCGGCATCACTTCAGATCTGTTCCACCAGGGCAAAGAGTGA
- a CDS encoding ZIP family metal transporter, producing the protein MFLGIMTVHSFAEGISVGVSFASTMEFGAFIAIAIAVHNIPEGLAISLVMVPQGTSPIKAAWWSIFSSLPQPLMAIPAFLFVETFKQYLPLGLGLAAGAMIWMVFADLVPEALEQCKAKSVGVWVTLAVLAMSAFQVMLGH; encoded by the coding sequence ATGTTTCTTGGAATTATGACGGTTCATTCCTTTGCAGAGGGGATTAGTGTCGGGGTTTCTTTCGCCAGCACCATGGAATTTGGTGCTTTCATAGCCATTGCCATAGCCGTTCATAACATTCCGGAAGGACTTGCTATCAGTTTGGTTATGGTTCCACAGGGCACATCTCCTATTAAAGCTGCTTGGTGGAGTATTTTTTCGAGTCTACCCCAGCCGTTGATGGCTATACCTGCCTTTCTTTTTGTTGAAACCTTTAAACAATATCTCCCACTCGGTCTTGGTTTAGCCGCCGGTGCCATGATCTGGATGGTATTTGCTGATTTAGTACCGGAAGCTCTTGAACAATGTAAAGCTAAATCAGTAGGCGTTTGGGTTACCTTAGCTGTACTTGCTATGAGTGCTTTTCAGGTTATGCTTGGCCACTGA
- a CDS encoding ferritin, producing the protein MIKEKVQKAINEQIQAELQSAYIYLGMSAYFEENNLEGFANWMKVQWEEEIQHAMYFYDHVLRRGGHVELLNIDPPKLDIKSPKHAFEQALEHEQYITGRINDLYELAQEEKDNPFQTLLHWFIDEQVEEEENTDRIRQQLEMVGDDRTGLFMLDKEMGQRQAPQNNAGNDSGQAE; encoded by the coding sequence ATGATTAAAGAAAAAGTCCAAAAAGCAATAAATGAACAAATACAAGCAGAACTCCAATCTGCATACATCTATTTAGGAATGTCGGCATATTTTGAAGAAAATAATTTAGAAGGTTTTGCAAACTGGATGAAAGTTCAGTGGGAGGAAGAAATTCAGCACGCCATGTACTTTTACGATCATGTACTACGGCGAGGCGGCCATGTTGAACTGCTCAATATAGATCCACCAAAACTGGATATAAAAAGTCCGAAACATGCTTTTGAACAAGCACTTGAACACGAGCAGTATATAACGGGCAGAATTAACGACCTCTACGAATTGGCTCAGGAAGAAAAGGACAATCCATTTCAAACATTGCTGCACTGGTTTATCGATGAACAAGTAGAGGAAGAAGAAAACACGGATCGAATCAGGCAGCAGCTTGAAATGGTTGGTGATGATCGTACCGGATTGTTTATGCTGGATAAGGAGATGGGACAACGTCAGGCACCTCAAAACAATGCCGGCAATGATAGTGGCCAGGCTGAATAA
- a CDS encoding efflux RND transporter periplasmic adaptor subunit, with the protein MAPIIIILTVGCGGNAEPTTQITKQEPPKLVKVAEAKIKTLQEVLEITGTIEPENTTNIKSTGEGKVTRLHVREGDLVQEGQVVVRLSPRLREEVITAAKIKVESLEEELQTTPDNESLNQLLKEARENYNFALDQYKEISIISPSSGIISKRFIDVGDMIEANTQILEVISAGSFKINLSVAETDLRKLETGQEAKLNLDACPDQQFTGTITRIYPEIDELTRNGIVEAHLNNPCQNIKSGMFVRASFIARIFKDVLAIPSQAIISNIDKKTVFIVDENLQATSVEVKTGFETKEDVEIISGLKAGNKVIVDGYQTLKNGSPVNIIPDKEDGLE; encoded by the coding sequence CTAAACTTGTAAAAGTTGCTGAAGCGAAGATTAAAACCCTGCAGGAAGTTCTTGAAATTACCGGTACAATTGAACCTGAAAACACCACGAATATTAAATCAACGGGTGAGGGTAAAGTTACAAGGCTGCATGTACGCGAAGGCGATCTTGTTCAAGAAGGGCAAGTAGTTGTTCGCCTTAGTCCCAGGCTTAGGGAAGAAGTTATTACCGCAGCAAAAATAAAAGTGGAATCACTTGAAGAAGAATTACAGACTACGCCTGATAATGAGTCATTAAATCAGCTATTAAAAGAAGCCAGAGAGAATTACAATTTTGCATTAGATCAATATAAAGAAATTTCAATTATTTCCCCTTCAAGCGGAATTATATCTAAACGTTTTATTGATGTGGGAGATATGATTGAAGCTAATACACAAATACTGGAAGTAATAAGCGCTGGTAGCTTCAAAATTAATCTTTCCGTTGCTGAAACGGATTTGAGAAAATTAGAAACCGGCCAGGAAGCCAAGCTGAATCTGGATGCTTGTCCGGATCAACAATTTACCGGTACCATAACAAGAATTTATCCGGAAATTGATGAGCTTACCCGAAACGGTATTGTTGAGGCACATCTTAATAATCCTTGTCAGAATATAAAAAGCGGAATGTTTGTACGGGCATCTTTTATAGCAAGAATATTTAAAGATGTTTTAGCGATTCCTTCGCAAGCAATTATTTCCAATATAGATAAGAAAACCGTTTTTATAGTGGATGAAAATTTACAGGCTACATCGGTTGAGGTGAAAACAGGGTTTGAAACGAAAGAGGATGTTGAAATTATAAGCGGATTAAAAGCCGGCAATAAGGTTATTGTGGATGGGTATCAGACATTAAAGAATGGAAGCCCGGTAAATATTATACCGGATAAAGAGGATGGATTAGAATGA
- a CDS encoding FAD-binding oxidoreductase — MPDSKFSKPWHGIPREEIKWNPTVDTDACIGCGTCVTGCSRMVYRYDYYLRKPVVVEPLNCMVGCTTCANTCPTHAINFPPLSTVFALESQTEVHHAIEDDLIERKEQLEYKGNIPHPDRVMDMKVTELKKINNKTLLITLTPTVEGDCFCQFMPGQYVEIIPPNGQWLPRAYSIGNPPQVGGAIELQIRLVENGRLSSWFFEELKEHDVLQVRGPRGNFTLKSPPEKSLVFVAGGTGFAPIKAMIEQQIQMNSERKMELYWGVGSAEDVFEIETLVNWKDTAPNLNCTLAIDHGDLPVLPDGIAVLSGRLDDVISRNSTGFQEADAYVAGPPVMMPGIMQTLNDKGIQSEFIHVDSFGL; from the coding sequence ATGCCAGATTCAAAATTTTCAAAACCGTGGCACGGAATTCCCCGCGAAGAAATTAAATGGAATCCAACAGTAGATACTGATGCCTGCATCGGCTGTGGCACCTGTGTTACGGGATGCAGCAGGATGGTATATCGTTATGACTATTATTTACGAAAACCTGTTGTGGTTGAGCCTTTGAATTGCATGGTGGGATGCACTACCTGTGCCAATACCTGCCCTACTCACGCCATTAACTTTCCCCCATTATCAACTGTCTTTGCGTTAGAAAGTCAGACAGAGGTTCATCATGCTATAGAAGATGATTTAATAGAAAGAAAAGAACAGCTGGAATATAAAGGAAATATCCCTCACCCCGACCGTGTGATGGATATGAAAGTAACAGAGCTAAAAAAAATTAATAATAAAACGCTGTTAATAACACTTACGCCTACTGTGGAGGGAGATTGTTTTTGCCAGTTTATGCCAGGACAATATGTAGAAATTATACCTCCGAATGGGCAATGGTTGCCAAGGGCATACTCTATTGGAAATCCACCACAAGTTGGAGGTGCTATTGAACTTCAAATAAGGTTGGTAGAAAACGGAAGATTGAGTAGCTGGTTTTTTGAAGAATTAAAAGAGCATGATGTATTACAGGTTCGAGGACCAAGAGGAAATTTTACATTGAAATCTCCGCCTGAAAAATCATTGGTTTTTGTAGCTGGAGGTACAGGGTTTGCTCCCATCAAAGCTATGATTGAACAACAAATTCAAATGAACAGTGAGCGTAAAATGGAATTGTATTGGGGGGTTGGAAGCGCTGAAGATGTATTTGAAATAGAAACGTTGGTTAATTGGAAAGATACAGCACCCAATCTTAACTGCACCCTGGCAATTGATCATGGTGATTTACCAGTATTGCCAGATGGCATTGCAGTTCTTTCCGGGAGATTGGATGACGTGATTTCCAGAAATAGTACCGGTTTTCAGGAAGCAGATGCTTATGTGGCAGGTCCCCCTGTAATGATGCCCGGTATCATGCAAACACTGAATGATAAAGGTATTCAATCGGAATTTATTCACGTAGATTCCTTCGGTTTATGA
- a CDS encoding ZIP family metal transporter, with the protein MEILSLPITKVFLYALLTAVTTGLGAVPFFFIKDISPSLLGRSNAAAAGLMLAASFSLIREGYNASEWMTIGGMLAGLILVAVSQKWMESRGDTDVKDLISGSRKQMLMFLGIMTVHSFAEGISVGVSFASTMEFGVFIAIAIAVHNIPEGLAISLVMVPQGTSPIKAVWWSIFSSLPQPLMAIPAFLFVETFKQYLPLGLGLAAGAMIWMVFADLVPEALEQCKAKSVGVWVTLAVLAMSAFQVLLGH; encoded by the coding sequence ATGGAAATACTATCATTACCAATTACAAAAGTCTTTTTATATGCTCTTTTAACCGCGGTAACAACCGGTTTAGGAGCTGTGCCCTTTTTCTTTATTAAAGATATATCACCATCACTTTTAGGCAGATCAAACGCTGCTGCTGCCGGTTTAATGCTTGCTGCAAGTTTTAGCCTGATCAGAGAAGGTTACAATGCCAGTGAATGGATGACTATTGGTGGTATGCTTGCCGGTTTAATACTTGTAGCGGTATCACAAAAATGGATGGAAAGCCGCGGTGATACTGATGTAAAAGATTTGATTAGCGGGAGCCGGAAACAAATGCTCATGTTTCTTGGAATTATGACGGTTCATTCCTTTGCAGAGGGCATTAGTGTCGGGGTTTCTTTTGCCAGCACCATGGAATTTGGTGTTTTCATAGCCATTGCCATTGCCGTTCATAACATTCCTGAAGGACTTGCCATCAGTTTGGTAATGGTTCCACAGGGCACATCTCCGATTAAAGCTGTTTGGTGGAGTATTTTTTCGAGTCTACCCCAGCCGTTGATGGCTATACCTGCCTTTCTTTTCGTTGAAACCTTTAAACAATATCTTCCACTCGGTCTTGGTTTAGCCGCCGGTGCTATGATCTGGATGGTATTTGCTGATTTAGTACCGGAAGCTCTTGAACAATGTAAAGCTAAATCAGTAGGCGTTTGGGTTACCTTAGCTGTACTTGCTATGAGTGCTTTTCAGGTTTTGCTTGGCCATTAA